One Festucalex cinctus isolate MCC-2025b chromosome 3, RoL_Fcin_1.0, whole genome shotgun sequence DNA window includes the following coding sequences:
- the map2k1 gene encoding dual specificity mitogen-activated protein kinase kinase 1 — translation MQKRRKPEPIQLNPIPDGNIINGSGATETNLEALQKKLEELELDEQQRKRLEAFLTQKQKVGELKDDDFEKICELGAGNGGVVFKVSHRPSGLIMARKLIHLEIKPAIRNQIIRELQVLHECNSPYIVGFYGAFYSDGEISICMENMDGGSLDQSLKKAGKIPEQILGKISIAVIKGLSYLREKHKIMHRDVKPSNILVNSRGEIKLCDFGVSGQLIDSMANSFVGTRSYMSPERLQGTHYSVQSDIWSMGLSLVEMAIGRFPIPPPDTKELEHIFGTSVGGANSAESSPKAGLPGRPGSSYGSDSRPSMAIFELLDYIVNEPPPKLPGMLFSSEFQDFVNKCLIKNPAERADLKQLMVHPFIRQSEAEQVDFAGWLCNTIGLNQPGTPTHGSAM, via the exons ATGCAGAAGAGGAGGAAGCCCGAGCCGATCCAACTCAACCCGATCCCCGATGGGAATATCATCAACGGCAGCGGAGCCACTGA AACTAACTTAGAGGCCCTGCAGAAGAAACTGGAAGAGCTGGAATTGGATGAACAGCAACGCAAGCGTCTGGAAGCTTTCCTGACGCAGAAGCAGAAAGTGGGAGAGCTGAAGGATGACGACTTTGAGAAGATATGCGAGCTCGGCGCGGGCAACGGAGGGGTCGTCTTCAAGGTTTCCCACAGACCGTCTGGTCTGATCATGGCCAGGAAG CTCATCCATCTGGAGATCAAACCTGCCATCAGGAACCAAATCATAAGGGAGCTTCAAGTGCTGCATGAATGCAACTCCCCCTACATTGTGGGCTTCTATGGAGCTTTCTACAGTGATGGAGAAATCAGTATCTGCATGGAGAACATG GATGGTGGCTCCCTGGATCAGTCACTCAAGAAAGCTGGAAAGATCCCCGAGCAAATCCTTGGCAAAATCAGCATTGCC gtgatTAAAGGGCTTTCGTACCTGAGGGAGAAACACAAGATCATGCACAGAG ATGTCAAGCCATCGAACATCCTGGTGAATTCCCGCGGTGAGATCAAGCTGTGCGACTTTGGAGTTAGTGGGCAGCTCATAGACTCCATGGCCAACTCCTTTGTGGGAACACGATCCTACATGTCT CCCGAGCGTTTACAGGGCACCCACTACTCGGTCCAGTCAGACATCTGGAGTATGGGTCTGTCCCTGGTTGAAATGGCCATTGGACGTTTCCCTATCCCACCACCTGACACAAAAGAGCTGGAACACATTTTTGGGACTTCGGTGGGAGGTGCAAACTCCGCAGAGTCCTCACCGAAGGCTGGGCTTCCTGGGCGACCTGGCAGCT CATATGGATCGGACAGTAGGCCTTCAATGGCCATCTTTGAATTACTTGACTATATAGTAAATGAG CCTCCACCAAAGTTGCCTGGGATGTTATTCAGCTCCGAATTCCAAGACTTTGTTAATAAATG CTTGATAAAGAACCCAGCAGAAAGGGCAGACCTGAAACAGTTGATG GTGCACCCTTTCATCAGACAGTCAGAGGCAGAGCAAGTTGATTTTGCCGGCTGGTTGTGCAACACCATTGGCCTCAACCAGCCTGGGACGCCCACTCATGGCTCAGCAATGTGA
- the rpl4 gene encoding large ribosomal subunit protein uL4, protein MACARPLISVYTEKGDSSGKNVVMPAVFKAPIRPDVVNFVHTNMRKNSRQPYAVSELAGHQTSAESWGTGRAVARIPRVRGGGTHRSGQGAFGNMCRGGRMFAPTKTWRRWHRKINTTQKRYAICSALAASAIPALVMSKGHRVEEIPEVPLVVEDKVEGYKKTKEAVLLLKKIKAWNDIKKVYASQRMRAGKGKMRNRRRIQRRGPCIIYNQDAGVTKAFRNIPGITLQNVNRLNLLRLAPGGHVGRFCIWTESAFRKLDSLYGTWRKPSTLKTNYNLPMHKMTNTDLGRILKSEEIQKALRAPRQKIHRRVLKKNPLKNLRIMFKLNPYAKTAKRHAILKHDPKIKAKMLKSKKKPVRKGAPKKVKA, encoded by the exons gCCTGTGCCCGACCCCTAATCTCGGTTTACACCGAGAAAGGAGACTCCTCAGGCAAAAATGTAGTTATGCCTGCAGTGTTCAAGGCTCCCATTCGCCCTGATGTTGTCAATTTTGTGCATACCAACATGCGCAAGAACAGTCGCCAGCCCTATGCAGTCAGTGAGCTGGCAG GCCACCAGACCAGTGCTGAGTCCTGGGGTACAGGAAGAGCTGTGGCCCGTATCCCTCGTGTGAGGGGTGGAGGTACTCACCGTTCAGGCCAGGGTGCTTTTGGAAAC ATGTGTCGTGGAGGGCGTATGTTTGCCCCCACCAAGACCTGGCGTCGCTGGCACCGCAAGATCAACACGACCCAGAAGCGTTATGCCATCTGCTCGGCTCTGGCTGCTTCTGCCATCCCTGCACTTGTCATGTCCAAGG GACACCGTGTTGAGGAAATCCCAGAGGTCCCTCTGGTGGTTGAGGACAAAGTTGAGGGTTACAAGAAGACCAAGGAGGCAGTGCTCTTGCTGAAGAAGATTAAAGCCTGGAATGACATCAAGAAG GTGTACGCCTCTCAGCGCATGCGGGCCGGTAAGGGTAAAATGAGGAATCGTCGACGCATTCAGCGCAGAGGGCCTTGTATCATCTATAACCAAGACGCTGGTGTCACCAAGGCATTCAGAAATATTCCGG GCATCACTCTCCAGAACGTGAACAGGCTGAACCTACTGAGACTTGCCCCCGGTGGTCATGTTGGTCGCTTCTGTATTTGGACTGAGAGCGCGTTCCGCAAACTGGACAGTTTGTACGGCACCTGGCGTAAACCTTCTACCCTCAAGACCAACTACAA CTTGCCAATGCACAAGATGACCAACACAGACCTGGGCAGGATTCTGAAGAGCGAAGAGATCCAGAAAGCACTTCGTGCACCCAGGCAA AAGATACACCGTAGAGTCCTGAAGAAGAATCCTCTGAAGAACTTGAGGATAATGTTCAAGCTGAACCCGTATGCCAAGACGGCCAAACGTCATGCCATTCTCAAGCATGACCCAAAG ATCAAGGCTAAGATGCTGAAATCCAAGAAGAAGCCTGTAAGGAAGGGAGCGCCCAAGAAAGTCAAGGCTTAA